Proteins encoded in a region of the Neoarius graeffei isolate fNeoGra1 chromosome 3, fNeoGra1.pri, whole genome shotgun sequence genome:
- the atraid gene encoding all-trans retinoic acid-induced differentiation factor produces MTAGVSVSTGSIVYLLSILLIFSPVCIDCELRDVQLCHMCEGSVERNSSVWRFCLPVGRIEGRCCLQDDEEESILGLDLSNCSLSQVEDLHGASAAVIIDLSSNPISNMSDFIFQGFNHLSQLILPVKLDCPGGNTSWDRVDVKQDTRLCEGQRNTCNQTGQMSLDCPENSVCMPYGPGFFQCSCAHNFLGYKCLRQGYFPMVEVMAILGGSTVVVSMLLWITQRRKVKSTQVHETPSSW; encoded by the exons ATGACAGCGGGGGTCAGCGTTTCTACCGGTTctattgtttatttattgagcatTTTATTGATTTTCTCCCCTGTCTGTATCGACTGTGAGCTCAGGGATGTTCAG TTATGCCACATGTGTGAAGGAAGTGTAGAGAGAAACAGCTCTGTGTGGAGGTTTTGCCTGCCAGTAGGCAGGATTGAGGGTCGGTGCTGTTTGCAGGATGATGAAGAGGAGAGCATTCTGGG GCTGGATTTATCTAATTGTTCTCTGAGTCAAGTGGAGGACCTGCATGGAGCTTCTGCAGCAGTTATCAT AGACCTCTCCAGCAACCCTATTTCCAATATGAGTGATTTTATATTCCAAGGTTTTAATCATCTCAGCCAACT TATACTGCCTGTAAAACTGGACTGTCCTGGTGGCAACACGTCCTGGGACAGAGTGGACGTTAAACAGGATACTCGGCTCTGTGAAGGACAGAGGAATACCTGTAATCAAACTGGGCAGATGT CCTTGGATTGCCCTGAGAACTCTGTCTGCATGCCTTATGGGCCAGGATTCTTTCAGTGCAGCTGTGCCCACAATTTCCTTGGATACAAGTGCCTAAGACAG GGCTattttccaatggtggaagtcaTGGCAATATTAGGTGGGTCCACAGTTGTCGTTTCGATGTTACTATGGATCACTCAAAGGCGAAAAGTAAAAAGCACCCAAGTTCATGAGACACCTAGCAGCTGGTAG